Proteins from a genomic interval of Excalfactoria chinensis isolate bCotChi1 chromosome 21, bCotChi1.hap2, whole genome shotgun sequence:
- the BUD13 gene encoding BUD13 homolog has protein sequence MFKSWLCALCCRPIKRYHHAEPHVCWQGSAGSSAPRPGPAPSPSTSPAPRTQAPPTALSHNAVALPFTSGRGAMAVQGVSKAQYLQRYLSGPPAEQPRRRRKKKLPSCSGRAGMRIVDDDVGWSSIAAVPEKEEEEDEGDMPVVAEFIDERPDEVKLMEQFRTNAKWKLLGDQNEESQSSDISVPAKPTTRQRHDSPDISPPRRVRHDSPDLSPLRQERNDSPSLLPSKQRQCDSPDLSPPKRKRHDSPDLSPPRRKRHDSPDLSPPRRKRHDSPDLSPPRRKRHDSPDLSPPRRKRHDSPDLSPPRRKRHDSPDLSPPRRKRHDSPDLSPPRRKRHDSPDLSPPRRKRHDSPDLSPLRRKRHDSPDLSPPRRKRHDFPDLSPPRRKRHDSPDLSPPRRKRHDSPDLSPPRRKHHDSPDLSPPRRKRHDSPDLSPPRRKRHDSPDLSPPRRKRHDSPDLSPPRRKRHDSPDLSPPRRKRHDSPDLSPVGISSAMGKKSCKMTDKSLLGEIQGEQIHCRNSSSDKSLSQPKQQTIPDLSLQRKKKYDSDPDSSPPLRKRAGSPGQKKLSGTKDVSSVKKMRHDSDSSPPRRGAQSASEADLSPQRKNHRALPSGKGQRGSRSPSDHRYPDEKGSPKKGKMMSGVKAGLVSADVLRREQQELRKQERSSKQLEEESRHTETIFRDKSGRKRDLVQERLEQKQKDEAKSLHDEQYARWGKGLAQERQQQQNVEDAIKEMQKPLARYIDDEDLDRMLREQEREGDPMAEFIKKRKAKENKEKKEKPRYSGPAPPLNRFNIWPGYRWDGVDRSNGFEQQFFARMANKKAVQELAYKWSIEDM, from the exons ATGTTTAAAAGCTGGTTGTGTGCGCTGTGCTGTAGGCCAATAAAGCGATATCACCATGCAGAGCCGCACGTGTGCTGGCAGGGTTCCGCTGGAAGCTCCGCCCCTCGAcctggccccgccccctccccgaGCACAAGCCCCGCCCCCCGAACACAAGCCCCGCCCACCGCCTTATCTCACAACGCCGTTGCGCTGCCCTTCACTTCCGGTCGCGGTGCCATGGCGGTGCAGGGTGTCTCCAAGGCTCAGTACCTGCAGCGCTACCTCAGCGGCCCTCCCGCCGAgcagccccgccgccgccgcaaGAAGAAGCTCCCGAGCTGCTCCGGCAGAGCCGG GATGCGGATCGTGGATGACGACGTGGGCTGGAGCAGCATCGCCGCTGTGCCcgagaaggaggaggaggaggatgaaggcGACATGCCCGTG GTGGCAGAGTTTATTGATGAGCGTCCGGATGAAGTGAAGCTCATGGAGCAGTTCCGAACAAACGCTAAATGGAAGCTTTTAGGAG accaGAATGAAGAGTCACAAAGCTCAGATATTTCAGTCCCTGCCAAACCTACCACAAG gCAACGTCATGACTCCCCAGACATCTCACCACCGAGGCGAGTGCGGCACGACTCGCCAGATTTGTCCCCACTCAGACAAGAAAGAAACGATTCTCCCAGCCTTTTACCTTCCAAGCAAAGACAGTGTGACTCCCCAGACCTGTCACCCCCCAAAAGGAAACGTCACGACTCTCCAGACCTGTCACCTCCCAGGAGGAAACGCCACGACTCCCCAGACCTGTCACCCCCTAGAAGGAAACGTCACGACTCTCCAGACTTGTCACCTCCCAGGAGGAAACGTCACGACTCTCCAGACCTGTCACCTCCCAGGAGGAAACGCCATGACTCCCCAGACCTGTCACCCCCTAGAAGGAAACGTCACGACTCCCCAGACCTGTCACCCCCCAGAAGGAAACGTCACGACTCTCCAGACTTGTCACCCCCCAGGAGGAAACGCCACGACTCTCCAGACTTGTCACCCCCCAGGAGGAAACGCCACGACTCTCCAGACCTGTCACCCCTCAGGAGGAAACGTCACGACTCTCCAGACCTGTCACCCCCCAGGAGGAAACGCCACGACTTTCCAGACCTGTCACCCCCCAGGAGGAAACGTCACGACTCTCCAGACCTGTCACCCCCTAGAAGGAAACGTCACGACTCCCCAGACCTGTCACCCCCCAGAAGGAAACATCACGACTCCCCAGACTTGTCACCCCCCAGGAGGAAACGCCACGACTCTCCAGACCTGTCACCCCCTAGAAGGAAACGTCACGACTCTCCAGACCTGTCACCCCCCAGGAGGAAACGCCACGACTCTCCAGACTTATCACCCCCTAGAAGGAAACGTCACGACTCTCCAGACCTGTCACCCCCTAGAAGGAAACGTCACGACTCTCCAGATCTCTCTCCTGTAGGAATCAGTtcagcaatgggaaaaaaaagctgtaaaatgaCAGATAAGTCACTCCTGGGGGAGATCCAAGGAGAGCAGATTCATTGTAGGAACAGTTCCTCTGACAAGTCCTTGTCACAACCAAAGCAACAGACTATTCCAGATCTGTCCcttcagaggaagaagaaatatgacTCTGACCCAGATTCATCGCCACCTTTGAGAAAGAGGGCTGGTTCACCTGGTCAGAAAAAGCTGAGTGGAACAAAAG ATGTTTCCTCAGTAAAGAAGATGCGTCATGACTCTGATTCTTCACCTCCACGAAGGGGTGCCCAAAGTGCCTCTGAGGCAGACCTATCTCCCCAGCGGAAGAATCACAG GGCTCTGCCTTCTGGGAAGGGTCAGCGTGGTTCAAGGAGTCCCTCAGATCATCGCTACCCAGATGAGAAGGGATCTCCCAAGAAG GGCAAGATGATGTCTGGGGTCAAAGCTGGCTTGGTGTCAGCTGACGTGCTGCGGAGAGAACAGCAGGAGCTCAGGAAGCAGGAGAGAAGTAGCAAGCAATTGGAAG AGGAATCCCGACACACAGAAACCATCTTCCGTGACAAGTCAGGCCGCAAGAGGGACCTTGTGCAGGAACGCCttgagcagaagcagaaagatgAAGCAAAGTCTTTGCATGATGAACAATATGCCAGATGGGGAAAGGG ATTAGCacaggaaaggcagcagcagcagaatgtgGAAGATGCGATAAAAGAGATGCAGAAACCTTTGGCCCGTTACATTGATGATGAAGATCTGGATCGAATGCTGAGAgaacaagagagagaaggagaccCCATGGCTGAGTtcatcaaaaaaagaaaagccaaagagaacaaggagaagaaag AGAAACCTAGGTACAGTGGGCCAGCACCTCCTCTCAACAGATTTAATATATGGCCTGGGTATCGCTGGGATGGGGTGGACAG GTCCAATGGATTCGAGCAGCAGTTCTTTGCCAGGATGGCCAACAAGAAGGCGGTTCAAGAGCTGGCTTATAAGTGGAGCATAGAAGACATGTAA